GACGATGAACAATGAGCTTGCTTTTGAACGCTCAGATCTTCTTTTTCGAGCGGTATCGATGAATTTATGGCCTTTTCATCAGCAATTTCTAACAAACCACTCAATATTCCGAATTCCACCTGCCTGTCCGTCGAACTGTGCAATCGAAAGGAATGAGTTTGTGTATGATAAGCTGATGGAGACATTTTGGAAATTCGCCGCCAACAAGCACTATGCGAATAATTTCGATCAGCGCAAGAGTAAGAATTTCACAGCGCAAGCAAAGGTTGCGCGATCTCACTGAAATCTTCACTGTCTCGTTAGGCGGTAGAAAAATGAAGGGcttagcgttaatcaatcctttTAGGAAGCGCCAACGCTTTCTACTTCAGTCCAGAATTGTACGCGATCTGTTCAGTAGCGCGCGGGCGCCAACCGACGCATCAAGCCTACATGGTTGCCATAGTACGGATCTAAACTAACGACCATGCGGTCCAGTGAACTCGTAACCACTTACCACCCGTCCACTTCTCCCTGTCATGTTTTAGGAGGCAGCCGAATAAGACCACTCAGCCCCTGGTTGGTATATGAATATGCCACATTTCTATCCCTAACCCCTCCATGATTTTAGATCTCTTCAAGTCTTCTGGGCATCTTTATTTGAGAAGGTTTCTATTCTTTGAAACAAAGCAGCACATGAGAGATGTTATCGATGACAACGTATtggtaaacaacaacaaacagcaaagtttttttttagttttgtgtGTCTTGGAaagatttccaggaaaatttgtGGAGCATACAGATAAGGTAACGATAACGAAGGCCAATTGTTTCACTCCGCTTCGCGCGGCCTCATGCAAACCTCTTCCTGCGACTATATAGAAAATAAGTGTTCTAGAGTTCGCAGTTTAGAGAACTTTTGAGTTTGCAAAATTAtgcctttattttttcaaaaggaaagaattgtTTTGCTGTTGCCAAATAATGTAGTAATGCGAATGCCTAAACCTCGAGAATTCACCTTAAGATTATTCTCAAAGTGCTGCTGTGAGTGCTTCCGTGATGCTCTTGAAggcaaaaaataactaaaaatcactagttttttatatatttcatgTGATCTCTAGCAAAACCAATGATTTCAGAATATCCCACTTCTCCACCTCGTCAACACAGCTGCCCAAACAAACCCTCGGCTCTCATTTCCGTGGGtatttatactattattgCTATTGCTTTAGTGTTTCTCTCTACAATCGTAATCAGCTGTAATTTTCTAAAGTACAAAATTCAAACTGGAAGCTTCTGCTCTAAATCCTTTGCAATTACTCTTCTCTTTCGATATAATTtgaagagcgaaaaaaaaaacaaacgtagAGAAGCGCAAATTTGTGCTATGTAAGACAgtgttcattatttttatcggGTCACAATCCTGGACGTACGGTGTTCTATCCAGTTCTCTCACTGAACGGAAAATGATTTGTTTCAATCGTTGTTAGTGTCGAATATCTGTGAAGAGACATATTTCGCTGACCGAGAGGGGGAACTCATCGCTTCTCTCCGTCATGTATCAGAGACGATGATAAACGGGTGcaggtcgaggttgttgtgcGTTTCGATCACTTGTTCTGTACTGGACTCCAAACAAAAACGCCAACAGAGAAGacaatataaaaaatttgCGACATTTAAAATGCAAATAGTTTATGATCACCGCCCACCTGAATGAAAACTACCTTAGCAATAAATGCCTCTAAGATCGAAGGCGTTCTTGTCGATCCCTCCGTTAGCATTTTCGACCACTAACACTGCGCACAAGACGCGCCAATTAGTGTTCATGTGATCCCCATAGTATGGATTCGGCAACGCTCACCGCCGAGGGGCGAGCGTGTCCTTCGCTGGTGCTGGTCGTTTCTTTGTTAACTAGATTTACGTTTTCTTGCTCTACCAACAAGGTTTAGGTAAATTTCCGAACCTCACCTTTATCAAGGGCCTAAAAATTATTCGAGGTTTTTGATGCTGTGGATGctccatcaaactcctcctctctccttgcctAGCCTCGGTATCGTCCTACACTAAGCAAGAACTCCAACCAAGAGAGCAAACTGACCACTCTCAGCCACGATTGGTGATCGGTGGGGAACCATCGCGTgaactgtgcagtatccttaagtgaAGTCTGGATAGTGTTGAGGAACTGCGTGTGAAACTACCGTACAGCGCTATAGCCCACAGAGTGCTGCGAAGAGCATAAAATCGTTAGTAAACGATTaacattcctttctttttgggGATTACTGACGGAAATCGAGGGTGCTTCCAACACCTTTCTAAAAGATACTTCTTCCTCGTGGGCTAATATTATgaactttatttcaaacttgtttctctctttcttgttCTGAGGACTGAAATCATTTGCGAACCTTCATACccacaataaaatgaaaactgaGCAGATGTTTCAACTGTTCGGAATACTACACTGTTCAAATTTTACCTACACACGTGCGTGGCTTGAACGATAAAAAATCTGATTCCTGTCTCGAAGACATTTTGGCATTTCATATGATTGACAGTTTCTTTCTAGTGAAGAGAAGCAGATATCTACTAGACAGATTTTACCAAGAAATGGATCCGAATAGGAATTTAACGCAGATAACACGTGAACGATTCCCAACGAACAGCGAAATGCCCGGCAGTTATTCGCTCACAACGTTGAATTCGGAGTCCATTAATTGTTCTCACTTCTCTAAGATTGGAAATCAaagtaattaatattaatatgtaCAAATAAAGTGAATATAGAGCAGGGAATAGAATTCACTTACAACGTAgaaaagagtttgaaaaaatgaagtactTTAAATATTACAAACATAACAAGACGGAAAAAATTTCTCCCACGAAACAACCGGTAGAGCAGTTTAAGCCTCGATATTATTCTTCGATTTgccatttgttatttttttccgttccttGTCCATCCAGCACACGTCTTCCAaacttttttcgaatgaaataGTTGCGTGGAAGTTTTTATGTGATTCCACTAGTAGGTCGGCGCTATTTGTTGGTAAGGTTGAAAATATTGGGTCATCCTCTAAACCTCGGGGTGTTCTAttcttgcttgttttttttttcagaaacaacaTTTGTAAACTCTTCTTTATTTAGATTATCCCTTTGAGATTTTCTACactcttttcatctttcattcGTTCAGACCTTCGATGTCCCCCTCCTGAATTCAGTTCCCGGTGACAAAAAAGTACTCCAATCCAATCCAAAAAGCGCTTGGGATGAATAAACACGATATACCAGAGGAACATTTCTTATTGTGAAAAGTGCATAAATTAATACTTCCTTCTGGGATCTAATGTGAAAAGCGTTTAACTACTCACGGTTTTGAGCAAACTCTAGCATTATTTGTGAGAAAAGAGTCATTTTACGGTGAGAGAAGCAGATTTTCGGTTCCCAAGTAATTTTCTAAGCTGCAacgctatttattttttgttccaattCTTACATTATCTCAACATTCaacaagaaaatgaaggaacaaAGTGGATGAAGGATTAAAATTAAAGTCTAGCAATCTTTCGATGACATGCGTAAAGTCAACAGATCCGGAGCGCTTATGATTAGGGAAGGAGAGGGGTAGCGTATTTCTTCTCGTAGTAAGGATCCAAGCAGTTCTCACTAAAAGGCTCTAGAAGAATACATTAAGTTGTGCGTATGAAGCCCATCGATGTTTCAAATAAAAGGTGCATAAAAAACGTGGCGATAACGTCGCGATATACTGTAATGACGTCAAATCTCATGCACCAGAAATTGCAAAGGAATAATTACGGATTCGTTGGACTGAAAAATCGAACCTTTTGACGTCACGTTTAGCTCATGCGTTCCTTTTCtgtatttagaaagaaatatttctaggGTGCTGAAAAAAACCCGAAACGTTTACGAGACTACGGTACAACGGTTCACTTCTCACCGCTAGGAGCattaaaaaagggaaaataacTGCCTTTCCCAAGTCCATTAGGTCATTGATTAGGCCCCACGAAACATTACACTCAACTTAGCCACAAGGATGACTCTCGAGGGTGATTTAGAGAAATGAATCACTCTTCTAAGATGCAATCCACTCCATTTTTATTTCGGGAATGAGAGGAATTTAACAGCAGCATAAAACGCTAAATGCTACTTTTTCTAGAATTGATAGCTACAATTTGAGAATTCTTTTTGCCCCTATTCACCATCAGTATGTTTCGCTAGCTGTAAGAgagatatttttgttctttaagaTGATTGTGCGAAGTATAACACCATCCATCCGTCTCAGTGAGACTCCGACAACTTATTCATTGCTACGAAGGTTACGACTACGCAAATATGATTGATCTGATATATGAATGGAACGATTTAGAACTATTTACGCACTTCACCTTATATATGTACAATGATTCACACCCGTGCAAACCAACTGTGCCGAAAAAACCGCATAGATGCTTTACCACTGACATCCACGAAGAGGAAGACGAATCTACGCATATGTTAGCGCCCTCGATTCCCCTCGGGTGATATTGGCAGAGGTAGTCGTAGAGAAGAGTTTCGATCAGCATTTAGCTCCCGTACTTGCTCGAAAACGAAGCCATCGATTCATCGGGCGCAATAAAATTCGCAACCGCCAAGTTTTTCAGTAAGCAATATAACTTTATCGTTGTGCAAAGCATCATAAATGTTTCATAACCAAACAAGCAATCTATACTTTCGAACGTTCACGCGTTTCACGGTTTGATTCCACACTACGGATTCCTTTGAGAAGGGGGATCGTGAACGTGACAATGCAAACACGGATGTGTCTCATTTGAGCAGCATCCGAGTCGGCAGCCTAAAGAAATGGCCTCGGCCGAGATCGAACGAATGTCGGTTGGAATGGGTGATTTTTTCTGAGCAATGCGTGCTACGGAATGGGCTTTCTCGGCAATATGAGCGCGCATAAATCTGCTCTAATCCGACTTTATGTTCGCCTTTGGCTGAGAGTGCAACTGCAGACTTCATTTCCACGTTTCCTCTTCCAAGTGTAGTGTTTGAATCCTACTGCATGTCTCGATGAGATGTTCGTTCCTTTGCTTCGAATGCATGCGATAGAACATCCAATCAACTCCGAAGTAGACTTTGGAAGGAGCGCTCACTCGGTTTGgacttctgtttttattttgatgtcAGTGCTTCCGCGATAAGAGTTTCTGATCACAGCCCTTGTCTCGTCCGAGGACAACTAGACTCTCACACCACCATTAACTACCTCCATTAATCTAATTGCACAATAGAGAAAATGATCCGCAGTGTTTTCGCGATTAGAAACGCTTCTTGCTTCTACCGTAGTCGGTTGGATCGGGACAGAAAACAGCAGCAGAAATCCTTCATCCCTTCAAATCCCACAAATGTCGGGGTTCCACCGAAGcaatttcaaaatgttcagTTTTCGCAGGCGCGTAGaacaaatgtttgaaattaaCTCTCTGACTTTTTGACGGATAGGGGTGCTGTAGCATACTACGGAATTATAATTTGTTATACGGTACTCCATGAAATGCGCCAGAAAATCGACCGTGCGCATCTAGTGAAAGCCAACGAACGTTTGCAAGTTCTGCATGATTCGTTGTCGGTGCTCGCGTCTGGTGACTCGCGCTATGATGTCAAATGTGTAATTTTCTCTGGAGTTGTATACACGAAAATCCATAGGAAATTGCTAGGGTTGCGATAACTTTCGGACAGTTATTTGACACCATCGATTTCTGAGATTCTCGGCacaaatttcttcgaattgcgcaaaaaacttcacaatccgagtaaaaaaattatttctcgcGTATATATGGAGAAAAGTTGGCCCATGTGACTAATGAAAGTTGGAGGGGGTTCTATCGGGGCCCATGAGGCTTAACGAAGCTCAGCTTCAAATTCTCTCGGGGGCGGAGCGTTCGTTCAGACCCTTCATTTCTGCCACCGTTTGCTCGTACTAGTTACTTTTTGGCGGTTTAAGAAACACCAGGACAACCTCTTCCTTTGAATTCGAATAGAACGCTGTTTTGGAGTTTCTTCTGTAAATTTCAACTAAATGTCAGATTATATCACACTTATGCTGGAAGCAGCACACTTGACTTCATTCCATCAATTCAGGATGATGGTCCCTCCTACCGCAGTTCCACGATGGAGCAGCGGCTCAGCAGCACCAATTATGCCTTCTACTCCGAATCTTTTTCTCCAACAAATGTATGGCACCCAAATGCAGCCTCCACGACTACAGTATCCTCAACAAGTGGACTGTGAGTGTTTAGTATAGCTGAAATCTGTAAATATACCGAACATAAATGGATAAAAGGTCAGAGTCTctgcgtatcaatccgcttccgGTGCGGCAACGCGTTCGGAATCGAggttgaggtttatgaacgcgtgccTAGCTTATACAGTGagtgacttgcaggggccagccgatgcTCACGTCAGTGTTTCTGTCTTCACAAATAAATCGGGAACCAATTCTTTACAACCAAGtcggggatgaaaggcttagttggtgCTAGGACGGTATCGAACCAGTTACCGTGCCGCCGTAGCAAAACCTCTCACTAACTGCGCTATCTAC
This window of the Necator americanus strain Aroian chromosome III, whole genome shotgun sequence genome carries:
- a CDS encoding hypothetical protein (NECATOR_CHRIII.G10618.T2), coding for MTTPTCSQQNIPLLHLVNTAAQTNPRLSFPMMVPPTAVPRWSSGSAAPIMPSTPNLFLQQMYGTQMQPPRLQYPQQVDLLWGMLNTIAQGSGPTIATEA